The Halovulum dunhuangense genome includes the window TCATCCCGAACAGCACCGTCGGGCCGGCAAGCCCTGTCCCCGTCCCGGCGATGGCGAGCCTTGCGGGCCAGGCCTGGAACCGGCGCCAGAGCAGCACCAGAAGGGCAAGGCAGGCCAGGATCTCGATGGCGCCGACGATGTCGCCATGGGCGCGGCTGTCCCAGTAGCTGAGCGGGCTTTCGAACACCCACATGGTCAGCGGCCAGAAATGCGGCCGCCCGTCGTCATGGTGCAGCGGGAAGTCGAAGGCCAGATGCAGCAGCCCCGCACCCGCGAAGGCGATGGCCGCCGGCGAGCGCAAAAGCGCGCCGAGGATCAGAAACCCGCCCCAGACGAAGAAGGAATTGTCCACGGCAAAGATCGCCTGCCATTCCGGCGAGAAGTAGAGTTGCCCGAAGATGACCTGCGTGGGCGTTCGCTTCAGCATCTCCCAGGCGACGAGCAGGTAGAGCGACAGGTCCGGCGTCAATGACCCCGCCAGCGCCGCGATGTTCACCCGCGGCTGGCCGGGGCGCGCGAACAGCGCCGCGCCGAAGATCAGATGCGCGGGCGTGTTCATCCTTTGTCGCGGGACTCAGCCGTTCTCGCCGCGCGCGCGGGCAAGCAGCGTGGACAGTTCCCGCCGGGCCAGTTGGCGGATGCGATGATCGAGCGCCTCTCCCATGATCTGGTCGAACTCGTCGCGGACCAGCTCGGACACGATCCGGCGCAGCGCCTCTTCGTCATAGATGGGGGCGGCGGGACCACGCGGCGGTTCCGCTGCCCTGGTCGGGCCGTCGACGCGGGCCATCGCGCCCAGCACAAGCGGGCCCGAACCCTGCGGCTGCGCCGTCTGAGGAGGGGGCGCAGGCGTCTCGGACGCTGCCTCCTGGGCCGGGAAATAGGCGGGCCGGACCGG containing:
- a CDS encoding cobalamin biosynthesis protein CobQ — translated: MNTPAHLIFGAALFARPGQPRVNIAALAGSLTPDLSLYLLVAWEMLKRTPTQVIFGQLYFSPEWQAIFAVDNSFFVWGGFLILGALLRSPAAIAFAGAGLLHLAFDFPLHHDDGRPHFWPLTMWVFESPLSYWDSRAHGDIVGAIEILACLALLVLLWRRFQAWPARLAIAGTGTGLAGPTVLFGMMF